The genomic stretch ATATTACAGAGGTTACCTATGACCACACGCTGATCCCTTGTGGTTCCCTTGGAAACCAGCGCAACGGGCATATCGTGAGACATGCCATGCGCAACCAGTTGCCGGCAGATGATCGGCAAACCCACGAGCCCCATATAAAACACCAGGGTCTGGTTGTTCTGAACAAAGTCTCGCCAAGGAAGATCGCAGGTATCGTTCTTGAGATGGCCAGTCACGAACCGGACTGACTGGGCATAATCCCGATGTGTGAGCGGGATTCCGGCGTAGGCCGCGCAGCCGGAAGCGGCGGTTATACCCGGCACCACCTGAAAGCGTACGCCGGCGTCGGCCAGAGTTTCAATTTCTTCGCCCCCGCGCCCGAAGATAAACGGGTCTCCGCCCTTGAGACGGACCACCTTCCGACCCTGCCTGGCCAGATCCACCAATCGTTGATTGATCTGGTCCTGAGGCAAGGTGTGGTTAGCCCGCTGCTTCCCCACATGAATCATCTCGGCAGTGTCTGGAATCATGGCCAGTATTTCCGGCGACACCAGGCGATCGTAAAGCACCACTTCGGCGGACGTAATCAGCCTCCAGGCTTTGAGTGTCAGCAGTTCAGGGTCGCCCGGCCCGGCCCCGACGAGGGCCACTTCGCCCGCTGATGTGTTCGGGTTCGAGGTCACCGGGTTTACCCTGTACCTTACCGGTGCAGGGGTTGCACCAACGCCCTTCCCTGGCGCACTTTGTTGCTGATCACTCATTGGATTATGTCGACGCCTCCCATGTACGGCCTGAGAACCTCCGGAACCACAATGCTGCCGTCTGCCTGCTGGTAATTCTCCATAACCGCAATCAGCGCACGGCCAACCGCAAGACCTGAACCGTTCAGCGTATGCACAGGTTCCGGCTTACCGGTTTCCGGGTTACGCCAACGCGCATGCATGCGGCGTGCCTGGAAATCACGTGTGTTGGAGCAGGATGAAATTTCGCGGAACTTGTCCTGTCCCGGCAACCAGACTTCCAGATCGTAGGTCTTGGCCGCCGAAAAGCCCATATCGCCACCACACAATACAACGACGCGATAAGGCAGCTCCAGCATTTGCAGAACCTTTTCCGCGTGCCCAGTGAGCGCCTCCAGGGCGGCATCGGAATCGGCGGGACGAACGACATGCACGAGTTCAACCTTATCGAACTGATGCTGACGGATCATGCCCCGGGTATCCCGGCCGTAGGAGCCGGCCTCACTGCGGAAACACGGCGTATGACAGACCATCTGCAGTGGCAACTCTGCGGCATCAAGGATGGAATCTGAGACCAGATTGGTGGCAGGTACTTCCGCGGTTGGAATCAGATAAAGCGGGTGTTCGCCCTCGGTTTTGAACAGATCCTCCTCAAACTTGGGCAACTGGCCCGTGCCATAGAGGCTATCAGCATTCACGAGGTAAGGTACGTAGGTCTCCAGGTAGCCATGTTCGCGAGTGTGCAAATCCAGCATGAACTGGGCCAGAGCCCTGTGCAGCCGTGCGACCGGCCCTCGCATGACAGCAAACCGCGAGTGGGCCAGGCGGGTCGCGGTCTCGAAGTCCAGGCCTTTCAGACCCTCCCCAAGGGCAACGTGATCTTTGGGCTCGAAATCAAAGGTCTTGGGCGTGCCCCAGGTTCGAATCTCGACGTTGTCGTCTTCGCTCTCACCAGCAGGCACATCTTCGTCCGGAAGGTTCGGGATTCCGGCCAGGAACCCGTTGAGCTCCTCCTGTAGCGAACGGAGCTCGTCTTCAGCTTCGGATCTCTTTTTCTTCAGATCTTCCACCTCATCCAGCAGCGGCTGGATGTCCTCACCGGCTGCCTTGGCTTTCCCGATTGATTTGGACCGTTTGTTCTGCTCGCTCTGCAGGTTTTCCGTGCTTACCTGAAGGGCGCGGCGGCGTTCCTCAAGCTGCTCGAAGGTGGCGGTATCGAATTCGAAATTCTTGATGGTCAGCCGACGGGCGATCTCTTCTGTCTGGGTGCGGACACGTTTGGGATCGAGCATGATTATCCTGAATCTTCCGGTTAGCGATGTTTTGAATGACTGGCCATTATACCTGCACTGGCGCTCGTGGCTACCGCAGCAGGAGGCTCAGGTATAGCGTTTGCGGGGGCTTTCAGCGTTGCGGGAATCCAGGCGCTGGCGTTTCTCCGCCAGCTTGATCTCCAGCCCACGATTCACGGGTTCGTAGTATCGGCGCTGGTGGATCGCCTCAGGCAGATAGGACTCGCCGGCGGCGAAGGCCTCCGGTTCGTCAT from Marinobacter adhaerens HP15 encodes the following:
- the serS gene encoding serine--tRNA ligase, producing MLDPKRVRTQTEEIARRLTIKNFEFDTATFEQLEERRRALQVSTENLQSEQNKRSKSIGKAKAAGEDIQPLLDEVEDLKKKRSEAEDELRSLQEELNGFLAGIPNLPDEDVPAGESEDDNVEIRTWGTPKTFDFEPKDHVALGEGLKGLDFETATRLAHSRFAVMRGPVARLHRALAQFMLDLHTREHGYLETYVPYLVNADSLYGTGQLPKFEEDLFKTEGEHPLYLIPTAEVPATNLVSDSILDAAELPLQMVCHTPCFRSEAGSYGRDTRGMIRQHQFDKVELVHVVRPADSDAALEALTGHAEKVLQMLELPYRVVVLCGGDMGFSAAKTYDLEVWLPGQDKFREISSCSNTRDFQARRMHARWRNPETGKPEPVHTLNGSGLAVGRALIAVMENYQQADGSIVVPEVLRPYMGGVDIIQ